In Streptantibioticus cattleyicolor NRRL 8057 = DSM 46488, a genomic segment contains:
- a CDS encoding chitinase — MSGSRHSAPFRRRLRHTLPVLTATALVGGGLGLGLTMTAHAADANLLVDPGFESGLGTWSCSAGSGTVVSSPVHSGNAALQATPAGSDDAQCSQVVSVQPNSSYTLSAWVQGSYVYLGASGTGTTDVSTWTPSATSYQQLTTTFTTGASTRSVTVYLHGWYGQPAYDADDVSLTGPAGSGGTPTPTPTPTPTPTPTPTPTPTPTPPPGNTGLPKHAVTGYWQDFCNGATVQKLSDVNSQYDIIAVAFANATTTPGAVDFSLDSCLNYSDAQFKADIKAKQAAGKKVIVSVGGQNGTISVGDSASAANFADSVYTLMQNYGFNGVDIDLENGINPTYMSQALHALSAKAGSGLVVTMAPQTIDMLSSSSDYLATALKVKDILTVVNTQYYNSGSMNGCDGNVYSQGSVDFITSLACTAIQAGLDPSQVGIGVPASSSAAGSGYVSPTVVDNALDCLTKGTGCGSFKPATTWPSLRGAMTWSTNWDASAGNSFANGVGTHVHAMP, encoded by the coding sequence ATGTCAGGTTCACGCCATTCTGCACCGTTCCGCAGACGGCTGCGCCACACCCTGCCCGTCCTCACCGCCACCGCCCTGGTCGGCGGCGGCCTGGGACTGGGGCTCACCATGACGGCCCACGCGGCCGACGCCAACCTGCTGGTCGACCCCGGGTTCGAGTCGGGGCTGGGCACCTGGTCGTGTTCGGCCGGTTCCGGCACCGTCGTCTCCTCGCCGGTGCACAGCGGGAACGCCGCCCTCCAGGCCACCCCGGCCGGCAGCGACGACGCCCAGTGCTCCCAGGTCGTCAGCGTGCAGCCCAACTCCTCGTACACGCTCAGCGCCTGGGTCCAGGGCTCCTACGTCTACCTCGGCGCGAGCGGCACCGGCACCACGGACGTCTCCACCTGGACCCCGTCGGCCACCTCGTACCAGCAGCTGACGACGACCTTCACCACCGGCGCCTCGACCCGCTCGGTCACCGTCTACCTGCACGGCTGGTACGGGCAGCCGGCGTACGACGCGGACGACGTGTCGCTCACCGGCCCGGCGGGCAGCGGCGGCACCCCGACGCCGACGCCGACCCCCACGCCGACGCCCACACCCACGCCGACCCCGACACCCACACCCACCCCGCCGCCCGGCAACACCGGTCTGCCCAAGCACGCCGTCACCGGCTACTGGCAGGACTTCTGCAACGGCGCCACCGTGCAGAAGCTCAGCGACGTCAACAGCCAGTACGACATCATCGCGGTGGCCTTCGCCAACGCCACCACCACCCCGGGCGCCGTCGACTTCTCCCTCGACTCGTGCCTGAACTACAGCGACGCCCAGTTCAAGGCCGACATCAAGGCCAAGCAGGCGGCCGGCAAGAAGGTGATCGTCTCGGTCGGCGGCCAGAACGGCACCATCTCGGTGGGCGACAGCGCCTCGGCCGCCAACTTCGCCGACAGCGTCTACACGTTGATGCAGAACTACGGCTTCAACGGTGTCGACATCGACCTGGAGAACGGCATCAACCCCACCTACATGAGCCAGGCGCTGCACGCGCTGTCGGCCAAGGCGGGCTCCGGTCTGGTGGTCACCATGGCACCGCAGACCATCGACATGCTCTCGTCCTCCAGCGACTACCTGGCCACCGCGCTGAAGGTCAAGGACATCCTCACCGTCGTCAACACCCAGTACTACAACTCGGGTTCGATGAACGGCTGTGACGGCAACGTCTACTCCCAGGGCAGCGTGGACTTCATCACCTCGCTGGCCTGCACCGCCATCCAGGCCGGCCTCGACCCGTCCCAGGTGGGCATCGGGGTCCCGGCCTCCAGCAGCGCGGCGGGCAGCGGCTACGTCTCGCCGACCGTGGTCGACAACGCGCTGGACTGCCTGACCAAGGGCACCGGCTGCGGCTCCTTCAAGCCCGCCACCACCTGGCCGTCCCTGCGCGGCGCGATGACCTGGTCGACCAACTGGGACGCGTCGGCCGGCAACTCCTTCGCCAACGGCGTGGGCACCCACGTGCACGCCATGCCGTGA
- the cpaB gene encoding Flp pilus assembly protein CpaB: MNSRQRRGAILLVFSALCALAAFLGVLAFVDDVDAKVGPQVTAYQAKEDIAAYRTLDPGQFTTVAMPRRWLPATAVTDLRRVTGRIAAVPLRKGSLLQADMVADQPALAPGQQELAIMIDAATGVPGEIHPGDSVNIYATFPGNQQQGGRNESRIIVTGARVLKIGRQTPISQTSDQTDARATRQAVPVAFALTTLDAQRVAYAESFATHVRLALTAPGSPAPVPSAERTYTLEGDR; the protein is encoded by the coding sequence ATGAACTCACGTCAGCGACGCGGTGCGATCCTCCTGGTGTTCTCCGCGCTCTGTGCGCTCGCCGCCTTCCTCGGCGTGCTCGCCTTCGTCGACGACGTGGACGCCAAGGTGGGCCCGCAGGTCACCGCCTACCAGGCCAAGGAGGACATCGCCGCCTACCGGACGCTCGACCCCGGCCAGTTCACCACCGTCGCCATGCCGCGCCGCTGGCTGCCGGCCACCGCCGTCACCGACCTGCGCCGGGTGACCGGACGCATCGCCGCCGTCCCGTTGCGCAAGGGCTCGCTCCTCCAGGCCGACATGGTCGCCGACCAACCCGCGCTCGCCCCCGGACAACAGGAGCTGGCCATCATGATCGACGCCGCCACCGGCGTCCCCGGCGAGATCCACCCCGGCGACAGCGTCAACATCTACGCCACCTTCCCCGGCAACCAGCAGCAGGGCGGCAGGAACGAGTCCCGCATCATCGTCACCGGCGCCCGGGTGCTCAAGATCGGACGGCAGACCCCGATCAGCCAGACCAGCGACCAGACCGACGCCCGGGCCACCCGGCAGGCGGTGCCCGTCGCCTTCGCGCTGACCACCCTGGACGCCCAACGCGTCGCCTACGCCGAGTCGTTCGCCACCCACGTCCGCCTCGCGCTGACCGCCCCCGGCAGCCCCGCGCCGGTGCCCTCCGCGGAGCGCACCTACACCCTCGAAGGCGACCGGTGA
- a CDS encoding AAA family ATPase has protein sequence MTIRILPAVADPEAARAVAALTGRLPEAEPAAPAADSTTLLDTLGRLAAQGVDHLPEVVVVHQAIGPLPALELVREVALRHPAVGVVLLTADQGPAAYSAAMDAGARGVAGLPLSQAELDHRVRAAAAWATGVRRHLGAGDGATAGPGGTVVTVSGAKGGVGATTAAVQLALAARAAGHPTALADMDLQTGDVASYLDVRFRRSIADLAGIADLSPRVLDDAMFRHDSGLALLLCPAEGEQGETVTDRAARQIVTALRARYDTVVIDCGSQLTGAGAVAVEMADTALLVTTPDVVAVRAAKRTVRLWDRLRIRKPQETVTVVNRHTRHTEIQPALIERITGTRVARTAVPAGYKELQPCADSGRMHELDPRGAVRQALWSLAAETGLVPTDPR, from the coding sequence ATGACCATCCGCATCCTGCCCGCCGTCGCCGACCCGGAGGCCGCCCGCGCCGTCGCCGCGCTCACCGGCCGCCTCCCGGAGGCCGAACCCGCCGCGCCCGCCGCCGACTCCACCACCCTTCTCGACACCCTCGGCCGCCTCGCCGCCCAGGGCGTCGACCACCTCCCCGAGGTCGTCGTCGTCCACCAGGCCATCGGACCGCTGCCCGCGCTCGAACTCGTCCGCGAGGTGGCGCTGCGCCACCCGGCGGTCGGCGTGGTGCTGCTCACCGCCGACCAGGGGCCCGCCGCGTACTCCGCCGCGATGGACGCCGGCGCCCGGGGCGTGGCCGGCCTCCCGCTCTCCCAGGCCGAACTCGACCACCGGGTACGGGCCGCCGCCGCCTGGGCCACCGGGGTCCGCCGCCACCTCGGCGCCGGCGACGGGGCGACCGCCGGACCCGGCGGCACCGTGGTCACCGTCAGCGGTGCCAAGGGCGGCGTCGGCGCCACCACCGCCGCCGTCCAACTCGCCCTCGCCGCCCGGGCCGCCGGCCACCCCACCGCCCTGGCCGACATGGACCTCCAGACCGGGGACGTCGCCTCCTACCTCGACGTACGCTTCCGCCGCTCCATCGCCGACCTCGCCGGGATCGCCGACCTCTCCCCGCGCGTGCTGGACGACGCCATGTTCCGCCACGACAGCGGCCTCGCCCTGCTGCTCTGCCCGGCCGAGGGCGAACAGGGCGAGACCGTCACCGACCGGGCCGCCCGGCAGATCGTCACCGCGCTGCGCGCCCGCTACGACACCGTGGTGATCGACTGCGGCAGCCAGCTCACCGGCGCCGGAGCCGTCGCCGTCGAAATGGCCGACACCGCGCTGCTGGTCACCACCCCCGACGTGGTCGCGGTACGGGCCGCCAAACGCACCGTACGGCTGTGGGACCGGCTGCGGATCCGCAAGCCCCAGGAGACCGTGACGGTGGTCAACCGCCACACCCGGCACACCGAGATCCAGCCCGCGCTGATCGAACGCATCACCGGCACCCGGGTCGCCCGCACCGCCGTACCCGCCGGCTACAAGGAACTCCAGCCCTGCGCCGACAGCGGCCGGATGCACGAACTCGACCCACGCGGCGCCGTCCGCCAGGCCCTGTGGTCCCTGGCCGCCGAAACCGGCCTCGTCCCCACGGACCCCCGATGA
- a CDS encoding TadE/TadG family type IV pilus assembly protein produces MTGEDRTAPRTTARRTPRDSGQISVELLGIAPLILLVLLLVWQFVLVGYTWTLAGEAADRAARVAAVGGDAEGAAREALPGAWARGARVGVGGDGELVRADVAVPVPVLLPGLGALFTVHGTAGAARERP; encoded by the coding sequence ATGACCGGCGAGGACCGCACGGCGCCACGGACGACGGCGCGCCGTACGCCGCGGGACTCCGGGCAGATCAGCGTCGAGCTGCTCGGGATCGCGCCGTTGATCCTGCTGGTGCTGCTGCTGGTGTGGCAGTTCGTGCTGGTCGGGTACACGTGGACGCTGGCCGGGGAGGCGGCGGACCGGGCGGCGCGGGTGGCGGCGGTGGGCGGGGACGCGGAGGGGGCGGCGCGGGAGGCGTTGCCGGGGGCGTGGGCGAGGGGAGCGCGGGTCGGGGTGGGCGGGGACGGGGAGTTGGTGCGGGCGGACGTGGCGGTACCGGTGCCGGTGCTGCTGCCGGGGCTGGGCGCGCTGTTCACCGTGCACGGCACGGCCGGCGCGGCCAGGGAGCGGCCGTGA
- a CDS encoding TadE/TadG family type IV pilus assembly protein — protein sequence MRGPGRRDRGSASVEFLGFLPVLLLVALAGVQLGLAAYTAAQAGTAARAAARTGDPGAARAAVSGWLSPQVRADYGDGWVRMTVTVPVPSVLPGIRFVDPVTRSATMPRD from the coding sequence GTGAGGGGGCCGGGCCGCCGGGACCGGGGCTCCGCCTCGGTGGAGTTCCTCGGCTTCCTGCCCGTCCTGCTGCTGGTCGCCCTCGCCGGCGTGCAGCTCGGCCTCGCCGCGTACACCGCCGCGCAGGCCGGCACCGCCGCCCGCGCGGCGGCCCGCACCGGCGACCCCGGCGCCGCCCGCGCCGCGGTCAGCGGCTGGCTCTCCCCCCAGGTCCGCGCCGACTACGGCGACGGCTGGGTCCGCATGACGGTCACCGTGCCGGTGCCCTCCGTCCTGCCCGGCATCCGCTTCGTCGACCCGGTGACGCGCAGCGCCACCATGCCCAGGGACTGA
- a CDS encoding CpaF family protein, with translation MSSLRARIAAPEETSGHHQETRLVAAYRAKLLEEIDLAEMSALAMADRRARLERVLGHLISREGPVLSTRERDRLIRRVVDEALGLGVLEPLLEDASVTEIMVNGPDHVYVERAGRVEQVAVRFASDEQLMQTIERIVSAVNRRVDESTPMVDARLPTGERVNVIIPPLALTGPTLTIRRFPRTYTLGELLELRSLDEHTVMLLAAMVRARFNVIVSGATGSGKTTLLNALSGLIPEGERIITVEDAAELQLQQEHVVRLETRPPNIEGKGRITVRDLVRNCLRMRPDRIIVGEVRGGETLDMLQAMSTGHDGSLATVHANSAEDALTRLQTLASMSEVRVPFEALHDQINSAVDVIVQLARGADGARRVGEVAVLSSRGREPFRLATVSRFRPAPAGADGTVPGAFEHHRLPRRTAERLALAGESLPAAFGVAADDHLLISRKAE, from the coding sequence ATGAGCAGCCTGCGAGCCCGCATCGCCGCCCCCGAGGAGACCTCCGGGCACCACCAGGAGACCCGGCTGGTCGCCGCCTACCGGGCCAAACTCCTGGAGGAGATCGACCTCGCCGAGATGTCCGCGCTGGCCATGGCCGACCGCCGGGCCCGGCTGGAACGCGTCCTGGGCCACCTCATCAGCCGCGAGGGCCCGGTGCTCTCCACCCGCGAACGCGACCGGCTGATCCGCCGCGTGGTCGACGAGGCGCTCGGCCTGGGCGTCCTCGAACCGCTGCTGGAGGACGCCTCGGTCACCGAGATCATGGTCAACGGCCCCGACCACGTCTACGTGGAACGGGCCGGCCGGGTCGAGCAGGTGGCCGTCCGCTTCGCCAGCGACGAGCAGCTGATGCAGACCATCGAACGCATCGTCTCCGCCGTCAACCGCCGGGTGGACGAGTCCACGCCCATGGTCGACGCGCGGCTGCCCACCGGCGAACGCGTCAACGTGATCATCCCGCCGCTGGCGCTCACCGGACCCACCCTCACCATCCGCCGCTTCCCGCGCACCTACACCCTCGGCGAGCTGCTGGAACTGCGCTCGCTCGACGAGCACACCGTGATGCTGCTGGCCGCGATGGTGCGCGCCCGGTTCAACGTGATCGTCTCCGGGGCCACCGGATCCGGCAAGACCACGCTGCTCAACGCGCTGTCCGGACTGATCCCCGAGGGCGAGCGGATCATCACCGTGGAGGACGCCGCCGAACTCCAGCTCCAGCAGGAACACGTCGTCCGGCTGGAGACCCGGCCGCCCAACATCGAGGGCAAGGGCCGGATCACCGTACGCGACCTGGTCCGCAACTGCCTGCGGATGCGCCCGGACCGGATCATCGTCGGCGAGGTACGCGGCGGCGAGACCCTCGACATGCTCCAGGCGATGTCCACCGGCCACGACGGCTCCCTCGCCACCGTGCACGCCAACTCCGCCGAGGACGCGCTGACCCGGTTGCAGACCCTGGCCTCGATGAGCGAGGTACGGGTGCCCTTCGAGGCGCTGCACGACCAGATCAACAGCGCGGTCGACGTCATCGTGCAACTGGCCCGCGGCGCCGACGGGGCCCGCCGGGTCGGGGAGGTCGCGGTGCTCTCCTCACGCGGCCGGGAACCCTTCCGGCTCGCCACGGTCAGCCGCTTCCGGCCCGCCCCGGCCGGGGCCGACGGCACGGTGCCCGGCGCCTTCGAACACCACCGGCTGCCCCGCCGGACCGCCGAACGGCTCGCGCTGGCCGGCGAATCCTTACCGGCCGCCTTCGGGGTGGCCGCCGACGACCACCTCCTCATCTCGCGAAAGGCCGAATGA
- a CDS encoding type II secretion system F family protein, with translation MTMETTGWAALGATLAAGVLAIAGLRTWTTGRARRRELLERLADTAAPAGPPGRRARFARTGAAVRRTRAGRALERRLAATGLTVTVGEFTVAVAAAVTGTWVVAATALAPFFGPLAALAALWSAHAFLNWRRQKRIERFIGQLPELSRLLANGSSAGLALRTAIGMAAEEMEAPAGEELAKVADALALGHPLEDALTELKERLPSRELAVLVTTLILAGRTGGTLVESLRNLTETLEERKETRREVRTTLSQVTVTAYAVPAIGVGALLLLDKMAPGSLETMTGTFLGQAAVVVAFALYGVGFVLIRRMARIDV, from the coding sequence ATGACCATGGAGACGACGGGCTGGGCAGCACTCGGCGCCACCCTGGCCGCCGGTGTCCTCGCCATCGCCGGGCTGCGTACCTGGACCACCGGCCGGGCCCGCCGGCGCGAGCTGCTGGAACGGCTGGCCGACACCGCCGCCCCGGCCGGGCCGCCCGGCCGCCGGGCCCGGTTCGCCCGTACCGGCGCCGCGGTGCGCCGCACCCGGGCCGGGCGGGCGCTGGAGCGGCGGCTGGCCGCCACCGGACTGACCGTCACCGTGGGCGAGTTCACCGTGGCGGTGGCCGCGGCGGTGACCGGGACCTGGGTGGTGGCGGCCACCGCGCTCGCCCCGTTCTTCGGCCCGCTCGCCGCCCTGGCGGCCCTGTGGTCGGCGCACGCCTTCCTCAACTGGCGGCGGCAGAAGCGCATCGAGCGCTTCATCGGCCAACTCCCCGAACTCTCCCGGCTGCTGGCCAACGGCTCCTCGGCGGGGCTGGCGCTGCGCACCGCGATCGGCATGGCCGCCGAGGAGATGGAGGCGCCGGCCGGCGAGGAACTGGCCAAGGTCGCCGACGCGCTCGCCCTCGGCCACCCGCTGGAGGACGCCCTCACCGAGCTGAAGGAACGGCTGCCCTCCCGTGAACTGGCCGTCCTGGTCACCACGTTGATCCTGGCCGGGCGGACCGGCGGCACCCTGGTGGAATCGCTGCGCAACCTCACCGAGACCCTGGAGGAACGCAAGGAGACCCGCCGCGAGGTGCGCACCACCCTCTCCCAGGTCACCGTCACCGCCTACGCCGTCCCCGCGATCGGCGTCGGCGCCCTGCTGCTGCTCGACAAGATGGCCCCCGGCTCGCTGGAGACCATGACCGGGACCTTCCTCGGCCAGGCCGCCGTGGTGGTGGCGTTCGCGCTCTACGGGGTGGGCTTCGTGCTGATCCGCCGGATGGCGAGGATCGATGTCTGA
- a CDS encoding DUF5936 domain-containing protein: MALLVAALAAVAVAGARAGLALLRRPPRLPADLAVALEVGATRTTRVGSLVDRLGMRYAPLVLRAMGPARVAKVRRRLDLAGNPGGLTVDRYAARRAVYGALGLTGAVVCAARGRFLLVPPLLAFALWWTDLGIWLAVRQRKEEIERTLADFLDVLAVVVGAGLGFRQALERVADNHRGPWADEIRITLRQLDLGVGRRQAFDELRRRNGSDQVAQFTTALQQGEELGAPIAETLIRIAKDMRRTDAQNARRRAARAVPRSTLVITTLMVPATMILLLAGFFLGNHIGFGQVIGE, encoded by the coding sequence ATGGCGTTGCTGGTCGCGGCCCTGGCGGCGGTGGCGGTGGCCGGGGCCAGGGCCGGCCTCGCGCTGCTGCGCCGCCCGCCCCGGCTCCCCGCCGACCTCGCGGTCGCCCTGGAGGTCGGCGCCACCCGCACCACCCGGGTCGGCTCGCTGGTCGACCGGCTCGGCATGCGGTACGCGCCGCTGGTGCTGCGGGCGATGGGCCCGGCCCGGGTGGCGAAGGTACGCCGCCGGCTCGACCTGGCCGGCAACCCCGGCGGCCTGACCGTCGACCGCTACGCCGCCCGCCGCGCGGTCTACGGCGCCCTCGGCCTGACCGGCGCCGTGGTCTGCGCCGCACGCGGCCGGTTCCTCCTCGTCCCGCCGCTGCTCGCCTTCGCGCTGTGGTGGACGGACCTGGGCATCTGGCTGGCGGTCCGGCAGCGCAAGGAGGAGATCGAACGCACCCTCGCCGACTTCCTCGACGTCCTGGCGGTGGTGGTCGGCGCCGGACTCGGCTTCCGGCAGGCGCTCGAACGCGTCGCCGACAACCACCGGGGACCGTGGGCCGACGAGATCCGCATCACCCTGCGCCAACTCGACCTGGGCGTCGGCCGCCGCCAGGCCTTCGACGAACTGCGCCGGCGCAACGGCTCCGACCAGGTCGCCCAGTTCACCACCGCGTTGCAGCAGGGCGAGGAACTCGGCGCCCCGATCGCCGAGACGCTCATCCGGATCGCCAAGGACATGCGGCGCACCGACGCCCAGAACGCCCGCCGCCGGGCCGCCCGGGCGGTGCCCAGGTCCACCCTGGTGATCACCACGCTGATGGTCCCGGCCACCATGATCCTGCTGCTCGCCGGGTTCTTCCTGGGCAACCACATCGGCTTCGGGCAGGTCATCGGCGAGTGA
- a CDS encoding sensor histidine kinase: MTDPARALDVSALQALCRQVFGFRLAVLALASPVALVRVGPGAAAWATGSAVVITFMGSYLLFRDWERFGPLLLRHPALLAVDSLFAAVLLTAGTVHSPLAYVTVCTPLLAGLVYGRRGALLFTALQIAVLGAVVALDGPGGRLDGVLLLPGFCVVAGVAGVTLRRLMLGFGEATRALTRTRARLAAAEAVAAERARLAREMHDSVAKTLHGVTLAAEALAACADRLDPAALRDRADLVARSARRAADESRALLAGLRRDPDDGPLERRLAGAVAEFTDRAGLPVVLVPPSGPLPELPAPVVRHLVAIVREALENAHRHAGAGHAEVAAAVVDGAVRITVRDDGRGLPAHATVADWRARGRFGVVGMVERAEAVGARITIGPARDRTGTEVRVDLPATTASRPSPSRRSP, encoded by the coding sequence GTGACGGATCCGGCCCGCGCGCTCGACGTCTCCGCCCTCCAGGCGCTGTGCCGCCAGGTGTTCGGGTTCCGCCTGGCGGTGCTCGCGCTCGCCTCGCCGGTGGCGCTGGTACGGGTCGGCCCGGGCGCCGCGGCCTGGGCCACCGGATCGGCGGTGGTCATCACCTTCATGGGCAGCTACCTGCTCTTCCGCGACTGGGAACGCTTCGGCCCGCTGCTGCTGCGCCACCCCGCGCTGCTCGCGGTGGACTCGCTCTTCGCCGCCGTGCTGCTCACCGCCGGCACCGTGCACAGCCCGCTGGCGTACGTGACGGTGTGCACCCCGCTGCTGGCCGGGCTCGTGTACGGGCGGCGCGGGGCGCTGCTGTTCACCGCGTTGCAGATCGCGGTGCTCGGCGCCGTGGTGGCGCTGGACGGACCGGGCGGACGGCTGGACGGCGTGCTGCTGCTGCCCGGCTTCTGCGTGGTCGCCGGGGTCGCCGGGGTCACCCTGCGCCGGCTGATGCTGGGGTTCGGCGAGGCCACCCGGGCGCTCACCCGGACCCGGGCGCGGCTGGCGGCGGCCGAGGCGGTGGCCGCCGAACGGGCCCGGCTCGCCCGGGAGATGCACGACTCGGTGGCCAAGACGCTGCACGGGGTCACCCTGGCCGCCGAGGCGCTGGCCGCCTGCGCCGACCGGCTCGACCCCGCCGCCCTGCGCGACCGGGCCGACCTCGTGGCCCGTTCCGCCCGCCGCGCCGCCGACGAGTCCCGCGCGCTCCTGGCCGGACTGCGCCGCGATCCCGACGACGGCCCGCTGGAGCGCCGACTCGCCGGGGCGGTGGCCGAGTTCACCGACCGCGCCGGACTGCCCGTGGTCCTCGTCCCGCCTTCCGGTCCGTTGCCGGAGCTGCCCGCACCGGTCGTCCGCCATCTGGTCGCCATCGTCCGGGAGGCCCTGGAGAACGCCCACCGGCACGCCGGGGCCGGCCACGCCGAGGTGGCCGCCGCAGTGGTGGACGGCGCGGTGCGGATCACGGTGCGGGACGACGGGCGGGGGCTGCCCGCGCACGCCACCGTGGCCGACTGGCGGGCGCGGGGCCGCTTCGGGGTGGTCGGCATGGTCGAGCGGGCCGAAGCGGTGGGCGCCCGGATCACCATCGGCCCGGCCCGCGACCGGACCGGCACCGAGGTCCGCGTCGACCTGCCGGCCACCACCGCGTCCCGACCGTCACCCTCCCGGAGGTCCCCATGA
- a CDS encoding response regulator transcription factor, whose product MTTPGTLPRPLRVVVADDNPVVRAGLGALLTARPGIEVVAEAADGRQAYEAAAAHRPDLVLLDVRMPGTDGLAALPGLARIAPVLMLTWRGEPGTVREAIRRGAGGYLVHGEFTADQLVAAVRDTSAGRAALTTSAATALLAEVRGGTGEPEPDRARFRLSRREAEVMELIAGGLNNRQIAAACFISEKTVKNHVNRIFGKLHADSRSQAVARWLGTAR is encoded by the coding sequence ATGACGACGCCAGGCACCCTGCCCCGGCCGCTGCGGGTGGTCGTGGCCGACGACAACCCCGTGGTGCGGGCCGGACTCGGCGCGCTGCTCACCGCCCGCCCCGGCATCGAGGTGGTCGCCGAGGCCGCCGACGGCCGCCAGGCGTACGAGGCCGCCGCCGCGCACCGGCCCGACCTGGTGCTGCTCGACGTCCGGATGCCCGGCACGGACGGGCTGGCCGCGCTGCCCGGGCTGGCCCGCATCGCCCCGGTGCTGATGCTCACCTGGCGCGGCGAGCCCGGCACCGTACGGGAGGCGATCCGGCGCGGCGCCGGCGGATACCTGGTGCATGGCGAGTTCACCGCCGACCAGTTGGTGGCCGCGGTGCGGGACACCTCCGCCGGGCGGGCGGCGCTGACCACGAGCGCGGCGACCGCGCTGCTGGCCGAGGTGCGCGGCGGGACCGGGGAGCCGGAGCCGGACCGGGCCCGGTTCCGGCTCAGCCGCCGCGAGGCGGAGGTGATGGAGCTGATCGCCGGCGGCCTGAACAACCGGCAGATCGCCGCCGCCTGCTTCATCAGCGAGAAGACCGTCAAGAACCACGTCAACCGGATCTTCGGCAAGCTGCACGCGGACAGCCGCAGCCAGGCCGTCGCCCGCTGGCTGGGCACCGCCCGCTGA
- a CDS encoding OmpA family protein — translation MNPVVRPAVPLAVAAALLCCCAAAPAPPSPAGTPPPPVRVDPRAPGLRLTPGATLAPPKVLDVKTVVEDSNGDERRADTSVAVTFSLQTEVVFDKDSASLGPRASARIQAVADEITRQNAKTVRVFGFTDDLGTHEHGLELSKRRAEAVYALLARDLAPDPGLTFEVRGYAEQYPVADNATEDGRRKNRRVEITFPKSTG, via the coding sequence GTGAACCCCGTCGTGCGCCCCGCCGTCCCGCTGGCGGTGGCCGCCGCGCTGCTGTGCTGCTGCGCCGCCGCCCCGGCACCGCCGTCCCCGGCCGGGACGCCGCCCCCGCCGGTGCGGGTCGACCCGCGCGCCCCCGGGCTCCGGCTGACCCCGGGCGCCACCCTCGCCCCGCCCAAGGTGCTCGACGTCAAGACCGTGGTGGAGGACTCCAACGGCGACGAACGCCGCGCCGACACCAGCGTGGCCGTCACCTTCTCCCTCCAGACCGAGGTGGTCTTCGACAAGGACAGCGCGAGCCTGGGCCCGCGGGCGAGCGCCCGGATCCAGGCCGTCGCCGACGAGATCACCCGGCAGAACGCCAAGACCGTGCGGGTCTTCGGTTTCACCGACGACCTCGGCACCCACGAGCACGGCCTGGAGCTGTCCAAGCGCCGCGCCGAGGCGGTCTACGCGCTGCTCGCCCGCGACCTCGCCCCCGACCCGGGGCTGACGTTCGAGGTACGCGGGTACGCCGAGCAGTACCCGGTGGCCGACAACGCCACCGAGGACGGCCGCCGCAAGAACCGCCGGGTGGAGATCACCTTCCCCAAGAGCACCGGCTGA
- a CDS encoding DUF192 domain-containing protein has product MARRWSDGRGTLRVTGPADGGAHGSGDGGGAPAERAVVPLEIAASYRARTRGLLGQDGLAGALLLTPASGVHTFRMRFAIDVAYLDRGLRVLAVRTMRPGRLGRPRLRARHVLEAPAGAMAGWGLRPGAVVRITPEPR; this is encoded by the coding sequence ATGGCACGGCGGTGGTCGGACGGACGCGGAACGCTGCGGGTGACCGGACCGGCGGACGGCGGGGCGCACGGAAGCGGGGACGGGGGCGGGGCGCCGGCCGAGCGGGCCGTGGTGCCGCTGGAGATCGCCGCCTCCTACCGGGCCCGCACCCGCGGGCTGCTGGGCCAGGACGGGCTCGCCGGGGCGCTGCTGCTCACCCCGGCCTCCGGGGTGCACACCTTCCGGATGCGGTTCGCCATCGACGTGGCCTACCTGGACCGGGGCCTGCGGGTGCTGGCGGTGCGCACCATGCGGCCGGGGCGGCTGGGCCGGCCACGGCTGCGCGCCCGGCACGTGCTGGAGGCCCCGGCGGGCGCGATGGCCGGCTGGGGGCTGCGCCCCGGCGCGGTGGTGCGGATCACCCCGGAGCCACGGTGA